Proteins found in one Lysinibacillus fusiformis genomic segment:
- a CDS encoding DUF4179 domain-containing protein has protein sequence MSKPLIDVPKEKLQQVRMDMFQKVQREKRRKKRIVSATFISMFCLSLLFSIRVSPTIASQVAKIPGFQAIVTAIAIDKGIKDIVDHEYYEEINVTQSRKGLALTLQGVVADNSGFVLFYDADASFDISKLNLEQVQLFQGDEEIECGCTFTMNASNQTYISSSVKYNFLKPIAYTSKDFKAVFHFHDEEKGNIKISLPFSLKNEIAKEKIFTANRTIDVNGQRFTITQIRRSPLKVALDIEVAKDNTMQLLALDDVAVMTESGERRDSIRNDISTGGDIRDGKFTLYLQSNYFDDPASLTVMIGAVQAVPKGEDFIEVDFGTKEILTKPTYFKGDISIVQQSVAVKMNKNNEGKLLMLSDAIKEDGTPLEFKGVTISRDEQYVVETSQFEEYNGKAKLYLNYYTNPIGENIEVNIPLQ, from the coding sequence ATGAGTAAACCATTGATTGACGTTCCAAAGGAGAAATTGCAACAAGTTCGCATGGACATGTTTCAGAAAGTTCAACGAGAAAAAAGAAGAAAGAAGCGCATTGTTTCGGCTACATTCATCTCCATGTTTTGCCTAAGCCTTCTCTTTTCAATTCGCGTCTCGCCAACGATTGCTAGCCAAGTTGCCAAAATACCTGGCTTTCAAGCAATTGTAACAGCGATTGCAATAGATAAAGGAATAAAAGATATTGTAGATCATGAATACTATGAAGAAATCAATGTGACGCAATCTAGAAAAGGTCTAGCCCTTACATTGCAGGGCGTGGTTGCCGATAATTCGGGATTTGTATTGTTCTATGACGCTGATGCCTCATTTGATATTTCAAAATTAAACTTAGAGCAAGTTCAATTGTTTCAAGGAGATGAGGAGATTGAATGCGGCTGTACGTTTACGATGAATGCAAGCAATCAAACATACATCTCTTCATCAGTGAAATATAATTTTTTAAAGCCTATCGCCTATACTTCCAAGGATTTTAAAGCAGTTTTTCACTTTCATGATGAAGAGAAAGGTAACATTAAAATATCTTTACCGTTTTCACTGAAAAACGAGATCGCAAAGGAGAAAATTTTTACTGCGAATCGTACGATCGATGTCAATGGGCAGAGATTTACGATTACACAAATTCGCCGTTCGCCATTAAAAGTGGCACTCGATATTGAGGTAGCCAAAGATAATACAATGCAACTATTAGCGCTGGATGATGTTGCCGTCATGACAGAAAGCGGTGAGCGCAGAGATAGTATTAGAAATGACATTTCAACAGGTGGAGATATTCGAGATGGCAAATTTACGCTCTATTTGCAAAGTAACTATTTCGATGATCCAGCGTCATTGACGGTTATGATTGGCGCAGTTCAAGCTGTGCCAAAGGGTGAGGATTTTATCGAAGTTGATTTTGGCACAAAAGAAATACTCACAAAGCCTACTTATTTTAAGGGGGACATTTCAATAGTGCAGCAAAGTGTAGCAGTTAAGATGAATAAAAATAATGAAGGCAAATTATTAATGCTCTCTGATGCCATAAAAGAAGATGGTACGCCGTTAGAATTCAAAGGTGTGACGATTTCTCGAGATGAGCAGTATGTAGTGGAGACATCACAATTTGAAGAATATAATGGAAAAGCTAAACTATATTTGAACTATTACACGAATCCGATTGGGGAAAATATTGAAGTAAACATTCCATTGCAATAA
- a CDS encoding benzoate/H(+) symporter BenE family transporter, producing MNPTSVSLNVRDLLSPTIAAFISVLVNYGGTFILVFQAAKVAGLSPEMTASWIWSISIGVGVTGIWLSYRYREPIITAWSTPGVAFLVSALAVTPYAEAIGAYIISAAAFVLLGLSGMFERFVQLIPPGIASGLLAGILLQFGISAFGGAKVEPLLVIVLFTTYIVLRRFTSRYAIVGMLVIGLIYLISMGRVDFSHIELAFASPVFVAPTFSLHALLGVALPLFIITLTGQYMPGMLVLRNDGFKTSANPILIVTGLGSLLTAPFGSHAFNIAAITAAMCTGKDAHEDSGKRYIAGIVCGIFYIIVGIFGVTLAALFLILPATFIATLAGLALLGTIGSSLANALTNPVGRETALITFLATAANVTLLGVGGAFWGLVAGLGAHLLMNVPLLRKQHSINEGQQIRKDNITTKGGF from the coding sequence ATGAACCCAACATCCGTTTCACTGAATGTGCGTGATTTACTTTCGCCCACCATAGCTGCATTTATATCAGTTTTAGTTAACTATGGGGGCACTTTTATTCTGGTGTTTCAGGCTGCCAAGGTTGCTGGTCTAAGTCCAGAAATGACCGCATCATGGATATGGTCGATTTCCATTGGTGTGGGGGTGACGGGTATCTGGCTCAGTTACCGATACCGTGAACCCATTATTACAGCTTGGTCAACACCGGGCGTGGCGTTTCTTGTTTCGGCTTTGGCGGTTACTCCCTATGCTGAAGCCATTGGTGCTTATATTATTTCTGCAGCAGCATTTGTGTTGTTAGGTTTATCAGGCATGTTTGAACGTTTTGTCCAGCTCATTCCGCCAGGCATTGCCTCAGGTCTGCTGGCAGGTATTTTATTACAGTTTGGTATTTCAGCCTTTGGTGGTGCGAAAGTGGAACCTTTACTTGTCATCGTCCTGTTTACTACGTATATCGTATTAAGACGGTTTACATCTCGCTATGCAATTGTCGGTATGCTAGTCATTGGCTTGATTTATTTGATAAGTATGGGGCGGGTAGACTTCAGCCATATCGAGTTGGCCTTCGCATCTCCTGTTTTTGTTGCGCCAACGTTTTCTCTACATGCATTATTGGGTGTCGCTTTGCCGCTTTTTATTATTACCTTAACAGGACAGTACATGCCAGGCATGTTAGTGTTGCGAAATGATGGATTTAAAACGAGTGCCAATCCGATTTTGATTGTAACAGGATTGGGATCACTCCTGACAGCACCCTTTGGATCACATGCTTTTAACATAGCAGCCATTACAGCAGCCATGTGTACGGGGAAGGACGCTCATGAGGATTCAGGAAAACGTTATATTGCAGGTATTGTCTGTGGCATTTTTTATATAATTGTCGGAATTTTTGGGGTAACATTGGCTGCATTGTTTTTAATTCTCCCAGCTACGTTCATTGCAACATTAGCGGGATTAGCGTTGCTAGGCACAATTGGTAGTAGCCTTGCCAATGCTTTAACAAATCCTGTTGGACGCGAAACAGCACTCATTACTTTTTTGGCAACAGCCGCAAATGTTACTTTACTTGGAGTTGGCGGTGCATTTTGGGGACTTGTAGCTGGTTTGGGCGCACATTTATTAATGAATGTTCCATTGCTCAGAAAACAGCATAGCATAAATGAGGGACAACAAATTAGAAAAGATAATATCACTACGAAAGGTGGTTTTTAA
- the hemL gene encoding glutamate-1-semialdehyde 2,1-aminomutase, producing the protein MDTTKSIEAFEIAKKLMPGGVNSPVRAFQSVGMEPIFMSHGTGSKVYDIDGNRYIDYVLSWGPLIHGHADKEVSEALLEAINKGTSFGLPTLQENKLATLVCTRIPSIEKIRMVNSGTEATMSAIRLARGFTGKDIIVKFDGNYHGHSDHLLVKAGSGIATFSLPDSLGVPLEITKHTISIPYNNIEVLKTIFDKYGSQIAAVIVEPFAGNMAGIPANPEFLQAIRSFTTKYGGLFILDEVMTGFRIDYHSAQGLYNIKPDLTCLGKIIGGGMPVGAYGGKKEIMNHIAPEGSIYQAGTLSGNPMAMVAGYTTINKLNHNSYTYIEALAERLIQGLSKVAHNNHIPLKTTKAGTMIGYAFIDHPVQNFDDAQKIDAEMFRRFYREMLKQGILLPPSQYESIFISTAHSIHDIDRTIYAADVAFKRIVSCI; encoded by the coding sequence ATCGATACGACGAAATCAATAGAAGCCTTCGAAATAGCAAAAAAGCTTATGCCTGGTGGGGTAAATAGCCCAGTGAGAGCATTTCAATCAGTTGGGATGGAGCCAATTTTTATGAGTCACGGGACAGGCTCAAAGGTATATGATATTGATGGCAATCGCTATATAGATTATGTTCTATCTTGGGGGCCATTAATTCATGGACATGCAGATAAGGAGGTTTCAGAAGCACTTCTTGAAGCCATCAATAAAGGGACAAGTTTTGGATTGCCAACTTTACAAGAAAATAAGCTAGCAACATTAGTATGTACTCGCATACCTTCCATAGAGAAGATTCGAATGGTTAATTCGGGTACAGAAGCGACAATGAGCGCCATTAGACTAGCTAGAGGCTTTACAGGCAAAGACATCATTGTGAAATTTGATGGAAACTATCATGGGCACAGTGATCATCTATTAGTAAAGGCAGGCTCAGGTATTGCCACATTCAGCCTTCCTGATAGTCTGGGTGTGCCTTTAGAGATCACTAAGCATACAATCTCCATTCCTTATAATAATATCGAAGTCCTGAAAACGATATTTGATAAATATGGCTCACAAATTGCAGCAGTCATCGTAGAACCGTTTGCAGGCAATATGGCGGGAATACCAGCTAACCCTGAATTTCTTCAAGCAATACGGTCCTTCACTACAAAGTATGGTGGCCTATTTATACTCGATGAGGTCATGACTGGTTTTCGTATAGATTACCACTCTGCTCAAGGGCTTTATAACATAAAACCAGACTTAACATGTTTAGGAAAGATCATTGGTGGAGGGATGCCTGTTGGGGCATATGGTGGAAAAAAAGAAATCATGAATCACATTGCACCTGAAGGTAGTATTTATCAGGCTGGAACCTTATCGGGTAATCCAATGGCTATGGTAGCAGGGTATACCACAATCAATAAATTAAATCATAACAGTTATACGTATATCGAAGCGTTAGCAGAGCGGCTTATTCAAGGCTTATCAAAAGTAGCTCATAACAATCATATTCCACTTAAAACAACGAAAGCTGGGACAATGATTGGCTACGCATTCATCGATCATCCCGTACAAAATTTTGATGATGCTCAAAAAATAGATGCCGAGATGTTTCGTCGTTTTTATAGAGAGATGCTTAAACAGGGTATACTTTTACCTCCTTCTCAATATGAAAGCATATTTATCTCGACTGCTCATTCCATACATGATATTGATAGAACGATTTATGCTGCCGATGTAGCCTTTAAAAGGATAGTATCATGTATTTAA
- a CDS encoding SCO family protein — MKKKRILLVLVLAISSILAACGSYKFEPTLNLEVQDFTVTNQKNEQVSLDDLKGKPWLAMFIFTNCTTICPPMTFNMTEVQQALQDEGLEDYQIVAFSVDPEVDKPDVLTNYLNTYNVVDESKWQLLTGYQQKFIEQFARKSFNSLVKNDPNSDQVIHMSSYYLVNADGTVVKDYDGATNVPVETIVGDMKALIKESK; from the coding sequence ATGAAAAAGAAAAGGATATTGCTAGTTTTAGTTCTAGCAATTAGTAGCATTCTAGCTGCTTGTGGTAGTTACAAATTTGAACCAACATTAAATCTAGAGGTTCAAGATTTCACGGTAACGAACCAAAAAAATGAACAAGTGAGCCTAGATGATCTTAAAGGTAAGCCTTGGTTAGCCATGTTTATTTTTACAAATTGTACGACAATCTGTCCACCGATGACATTTAATATGACAGAAGTTCAACAAGCACTGCAGGATGAAGGCCTTGAGGATTATCAAATTGTGGCATTTAGCGTGGATCCAGAGGTGGATAAGCCTGATGTTTTAACAAATTACTTAAATACGTATAATGTTGTAGATGAAAGCAAGTGGCAGCTATTAACGGGCTATCAACAAAAATTCATTGAACAATTTGCACGTAAATCATTTAATTCTTTAGTTAAAAACGATCCTAACTCAGACCAAGTCATACATATGTCGAGCTATTATTTAGTAAACGCAGACGGCACAGTTGTAAAAGACTATGATGGCGCGACAAACGTACCAGTTGAAACAATCGTTGGAGATATGAAGGCTCTTATTAAGGAGAGCAAATAA
- a CDS encoding SDR family NAD(P)-dependent oxidoreductase: MHNLSGKVILITGASSGIGFATAELVANQGAKVIINYHTNVEGANEAVKRIQEKGGDAIAIQANIVNKEDVNAMVEQAISSFGTIDVLVNNAGGGIRQSTFMEMSEELWEETFKLNVNSVLLCSQAVLIHMIPKKCGKIINVSSASARIGGAGESIHYASAKGAINTMTIGMSRELIEYGIIVNGVAPGMVETPFHDKFAPGDNRLERMASSVPIKRAAAPKEIAEVIAFLSSDASNYILGEIINVSGGR; encoded by the coding sequence ATGCATAACTTGTCAGGAAAGGTTATTCTTATCACAGGTGCAAGCTCTGGGATTGGATTTGCTACGGCTGAGCTAGTAGCAAATCAAGGGGCTAAAGTAATTATCAATTATCATACAAATGTGGAAGGTGCCAATGAAGCTGTCAAACGAATTCAAGAAAAAGGTGGAGACGCCATTGCTATTCAAGCTAATATTGTGAATAAAGAAGACGTGAACGCAATGGTTGAGCAAGCTATTTCTTCATTCGGCACGATTGATGTCTTAGTGAATAACGCTGGAGGCGGCATTCGTCAAAGTACTTTTATGGAGATGAGTGAAGAGCTATGGGAAGAAACGTTCAAACTAAATGTCAACAGTGTGCTCTTATGCTCTCAAGCTGTATTAATACATATGATTCCGAAGAAATGCGGAAAAATTATTAATGTCTCTTCTGCATCTGCACGTATTGGTGGGGCAGGGGAAAGTATTCATTATGCATCTGCTAAGGGAGCTATCAATACAATGACGATTGGCATGTCCAGAGAATTAATTGAATATGGAATTATCGTTAATGGGGTAGCACCTGGAATGGTAGAAACACCCTTTCACGATAAATTTGCTCCTGGCGACAATCGACTTGAACGGATGGCTTCCTCTGTACCAATTAAAAGAGCTGCAGCGCCTAAAGAGATAGCGGAAGTAATTGCCTTCCTTTCTTCCGATGCCTCAAATTACATCCTTGGAGAAATTATAAATGTGAGTGGCGGTAGATAA
- a CDS encoding DUF4362 domain-containing protein codes for MRKINIVSILLFSFFIAGCQNTGSTAIKKTEQHNIPDYIPTTEDILDRHGEIENKERLKDFLNHVEKGQKDRIRVVRYTVEGDPILHDLDYDGVVIKSTKDKRRDKFGVGSVEDTTCTSIEMVEATERTDYNLVGCENQIDNTVLVIWK; via the coding sequence ATGAGAAAGATCAACATAGTATCTATTTTATTATTTTCGTTCTTCATAGCTGGTTGTCAAAACACTGGAAGCACAGCTATTAAAAAAACGGAACAACATAATATTCCAGATTATATCCCTACAACTGAAGATATTTTAGATAGGCATGGAGAAATAGAAAATAAAGAGAGATTGAAGGATTTTCTGAATCATGTTGAAAAAGGACAGAAGGATCGTATACGAGTAGTTAGGTATACAGTAGAAGGTGATCCAATTCTTCATGATCTTGACTATGATGGTGTAGTTATAAAATCAACAAAAGACAAACGAAGAGATAAATTTGGTGTAGGAAGTGTTGAGGATACTACTTGCACTTCAATTGAGATGGTCGAAGCTACTGAAAGAACGGATTATAATCTTGTAGGCTGCGAAAATCAGATAGACAATACGGTTTTAGTTATTTGGAAATAG
- a CDS encoding pyridoxamine 5'-phosphate oxidase family protein — MDKVRYKVREVLDKNKIETFLQQARIGHLGLVDGHLPYVVPLNFVWTNGVLYFHGATGGRRNQVMGENPEVCFTVCDEYGTITNPVPAKTDTAYMSVMVFGKAQPIIDLDEATHMLQEMINKYVPGYYHRPLSQQHVDKYRSAVFGGPVQVYRIDPQHITAKENPIALGEMFHIEKIPHT, encoded by the coding sequence ATGGATAAGGTACGTTACAAAGTAAGAGAAGTGTTGGACAAGAACAAAATAGAAACTTTTTTGCAGCAAGCTCGCATTGGGCATCTGGGTTTGGTTGATGGTCATTTGCCGTATGTTGTCCCACTTAATTTTGTGTGGACAAATGGAGTGCTTTATTTCCATGGAGCCACTGGTGGGAGACGAAATCAAGTGATGGGAGAGAATCCAGAAGTCTGCTTTACGGTATGTGATGAATATGGAACGATTACGAATCCAGTACCTGCAAAGACGGACACGGCTTATATGAGTGTCATGGTTTTTGGCAAGGCTCAACCTATCATCGATCTGGATGAAGCGACACATATGTTGCAAGAAATGATAAATAAATATGTACCTGGTTACTATCATCGTCCCTTATCCCAGCAACACGTGGACAAATACCGATCAGCCGTTTTCGGAGGGCCTGTTCAAGTGTATCGTATTGATCCTCAGCATATTACCGCGAAAGAAAATCCAATTGCATTAGGGGAAATGTTCCATATTGAAAAAATCCCGCATACATAG
- a CDS encoding PLP-dependent aminotransferase family protein, with product MLQVNRDDKNPIWQQLLDQAIHHITTGKWPPGELLPPSRELALLVGVSRSTIQIVYEELFSRGYTVTNWRGGTRVSEWGYKTDSQEKVVPQGPSTPALPLLNVAVDELNSWFRGKANQNVEIDFCPHEPYLDEQFRKIWRQSFLQASAETDLTNWGYGNAYGFTPLREQIQRYLTFERGVHVDIDQIILTSGAQHSIDLIAQALLKEGETVSVEDPGFPAAWMTMKYRRMNVVAVPVDEYGVQVEHIDPQTKLIFVTPSHQCAVGVIMSEPRRQQLLQKSAKDQFWIVEDDYDGEFRYRGGPLPTLFSQQPQNTLYMMSFSKMVAPGIRISAVIGPKDAIRQLAQVQQLTYRHLPIMEQLTLAHFIEHGHFMRHMRRARNVYRRRHEAMTKAIMATGLAERFKLSGIETGLHMLLEAEESFDEEAMTNLALENGIRVYPLSKYCLENNRKGWVLGFAKMDEQAIEEGIVRLAKILLQET from the coding sequence ATGTTACAAGTTAACCGAGACGATAAAAATCCCATATGGCAGCAGTTGCTTGACCAAGCAATTCATCATATTACAACAGGAAAATGGCCACCAGGCGAGTTACTTCCTCCATCCCGAGAGCTCGCCTTATTAGTAGGTGTTTCACGCTCAACCATTCAAATTGTTTATGAGGAATTATTTAGTCGAGGGTATACCGTGACAAATTGGCGTGGCGGAACAAGGGTAAGTGAATGGGGATATAAAACCGACTCGCAAGAAAAGGTGGTTCCTCAAGGACCATCCACGCCAGCATTACCTTTATTAAACGTAGCAGTTGATGAATTAAACAGCTGGTTTAGAGGTAAAGCAAATCAAAACGTAGAAATCGATTTTTGCCCCCATGAGCCGTATTTGGACGAGCAATTTCGAAAAATTTGGCGACAATCTTTTTTACAGGCTTCAGCAGAAACCGATTTGACCAATTGGGGTTATGGCAACGCTTATGGTTTTACACCGCTACGTGAACAGATTCAACGTTACCTGACATTTGAAAGAGGTGTTCATGTAGATATTGACCAAATCATCTTAACCTCTGGTGCACAGCATAGCATCGATCTCATTGCCCAAGCCCTTTTAAAGGAAGGAGAAACAGTTTCTGTTGAAGATCCGGGCTTTCCTGCTGCCTGGATGACCATGAAATATCGGCGTATGAATGTTGTTGCTGTACCCGTGGATGAGTATGGCGTACAAGTAGAGCATATTGATCCACAAACCAAGCTCATTTTTGTTACGCCTTCTCACCAATGTGCGGTTGGTGTCATTATGTCTGAGCCACGCAGACAACAATTGCTGCAAAAGTCTGCAAAGGATCAATTTTGGATTGTAGAAGATGATTATGATGGTGAATTTAGGTATCGTGGTGGTCCGCTTCCTACCTTGTTTAGCCAACAACCTCAAAACACATTGTATATGATGAGTTTTTCCAAAATGGTTGCTCCTGGCATACGAATTTCTGCCGTGATTGGTCCAAAAGATGCCATTCGCCAACTTGCACAAGTACAACAATTAACCTATCGACATCTTCCCATTATGGAGCAATTAACGCTTGCTCATTTTATTGAGCATGGTCATTTTATGCGTCATATGAGGAGAGCAAGAAATGTCTATCGACGTAGACATGAAGCGATGACGAAGGCGATTATGGCAACAGGACTAGCCGAACGTTTCAAGCTAAGTGGCATTGAAACGGGTTTGCATATGCTTCTTGAAGCGGAAGAGTCGTTTGATGAAGAAGCGATGACGAACCTCGCACTCGAAAATGGGATACGTGTTTATCCACTTAGCAAGTATTGCTTAGAAAATAATCGAAAAGGATGGGTACTGGGCTTTGCTAAAATGGATGAGCAAGCAATTGAGGAAGGCATTGTTCGTCTTGCAAAAATCCTCTTGCAAGAAACATAA
- a CDS encoding 3-isopropylmalate dehydrogenase, which translates to MEGFFFILIGFLLVVANVIGFLFFKKKKNLYHAAFIILLLAGVFGGLGSVLALILIRDPFALFYGLNIAYYLLINSLIVFLLAILVTIIKKYTSSSIV; encoded by the coding sequence ATGGAAGGTTTTTTCTTCATACTTATAGGCTTTTTGCTCGTTGTTGCAAATGTGATTGGGTTTCTATTCTTCAAAAAAAAGAAAAATCTATATCATGCTGCTTTCATCATTTTACTACTGGCAGGTGTATTTGGTGGACTAGGAAGTGTATTAGCACTAATTCTTATTCGTGATCCCTTTGCGTTATTCTATGGATTGAACATTGCCTACTATTTACTCATTAATAGTCTTATTGTATTTCTTCTTGCGATTTTAGTTACGATCATTAAAAAATATACTAGTAGTAGCATCGTGTGA
- a CDS encoding DUF485 domain-containing protein, translated as MANVSSKKQAQSIDYHAIEAMESFNSFVKKKNTFLFSITAVFLFLYILLPILAFQPVLQQKIFGNITGVWVYSAGLFIMTIVLCTVYVKKAASFDKAAAAVLAEYQAKGGK; from the coding sequence ATGGCGAATGTTTCAAGTAAAAAACAGGCCCAATCAATTGATTATCATGCAATTGAAGCAATGGAATCGTTTAATAGCTTTGTAAAAAAGAAAAATACCTTTCTGTTCTCGATTACAGCAGTGTTTTTATTTCTTTATATCTTGCTTCCGATTCTTGCGTTCCAACCTGTACTACAACAAAAAATCTTCGGAAATATTACGGGTGTATGGGTTTATTCAGCAGGATTATTTATCATGACGATTGTGCTCTGTACAGTATATGTAAAAAAAGCTGCTTCATTCGATAAAGCTGCAGCTGCTGTGCTAGCAGAGTATCAGGCGAAAGGTGGAAAATAA
- a CDS encoding sigma-70 family RNA polymerase sigma factor, producing MKFELEQRAIRGDQEAILSLIEMDEDILYRMAFTYMKNEQDTMDVMQELVYKALKKMHTVQQHEYARTWLVRVLINCCKDHLRKRTPTVQIEEHHLSEWVIYSDMERLLEHLSLSEQQLVYMKYFQQLKNKEIAELNQIPEGTVKSKLHHILKKLRSFAREKEDWL from the coding sequence ATGAAATTTGAATTAGAGCAGCGTGCTATACGTGGAGATCAAGAAGCGATACTTTCACTTATTGAAATGGATGAGGATATTTTATATCGCATGGCCTTTACATATATGAAAAATGAGCAAGACACGATGGACGTGATGCAGGAGCTTGTTTACAAGGCACTCAAAAAAATGCATACCGTTCAACAGCACGAATATGCCAGAACATGGCTTGTGCGCGTCTTAATCAATTGCTGTAAAGACCATTTACGAAAACGTACACCGACTGTTCAGATTGAGGAACATCACCTATCTGAATGGGTCATCTATTCAGATATGGAGAGATTATTGGAACATTTATCTTTGTCAGAGCAGCAACTCGTCTATATGAAATATTTCCAACAACTTAAAAATAAAGAAATTGCTGAGCTCAATCAAATTCCTGAGGGAACTGTAAAGTCGAAGCTTCATCACATTTTAAAGAAGCTTAGAAGCTTTGCTAGAGAAAAGGAGGACTGGCTATGA
- a CDS encoding ArsR/SmtB family transcription factor, which yields MNKQDQLNLIKGDFINSQKVLLAIGDETRQAILMVLMGTDCQTGLRVGEITKQTHLSRPAVSHHLKILRDAGVILMRKEGTKNFYYIDIRTKLGSLKNLVLDIETLLTEFY from the coding sequence ATGAATAAACAGGACCAGCTTAACTTGATTAAGGGCGATTTTATAAATTCTCAAAAGGTACTATTAGCCATTGGTGATGAAACCAGACAAGCCATTTTAATGGTTTTAATGGGAACAGATTGTCAAACAGGGCTGCGTGTGGGAGAAATCACGAAACAAACGCATCTTTCTCGTCCTGCTGTGTCACATCATCTTAAGATTTTGCGAGATGCTGGTGTTATTTTAATGCGTAAAGAAGGTACAAAAAACTTTTACTATATAGATATACGGACAAAACTAGGTTCGTTAAAAAATCTTGTTTTGGATATTGAGACGCTGTTAACGGAATTTTATTGA
- a CDS encoding NADP-dependent oxidoreductase, protein MKAMVINQYGKAPMRLAEMPTPEINEYEVLAEIHAASINPIDFKIRDGKVKLLIQYKMPLILGNDFSGVVVKVGKKVTRFKVGDEIYARPRKSKIGTFAEYISIHEDDIALKPKNLSFEEAASIPLVGLTSYQALHDIMQLQKGQKILIHAGSGGVGTFAIQLAKAMSATVATTASEAGANLVTSLGADKVINYKKENFEAILKNYDAVFDTLGGQTLEKSFEIIKDGGKIVSVSGRPNARFAKEYGSGFFKTLLFSAASHKLTALEKKHHAQYSFLFMKPSGEQLRIIADLIETGKIKPIIDRTFSFEDAQKAMDYAESGRAKGKIIVKIK, encoded by the coding sequence ATGAAAGCAATGGTTATCAATCAATATGGCAAAGCCCCAATGCGCTTGGCAGAAATGCCGACACCTGAAATAAATGAATATGAGGTACTCGCTGAAATCCATGCAGCAAGTATTAATCCGATTGATTTTAAAATCCGTGATGGGAAAGTGAAGCTGTTAATCCAATATAAAATGCCTCTTATCCTAGGAAATGATTTTTCAGGAGTCGTAGTGAAAGTTGGCAAAAAAGTAACCCGTTTTAAAGTAGGGGATGAAATTTATGCGCGTCCACGGAAGAGTAAAATTGGTACTTTTGCGGAATATATCTCCATTCATGAAGATGACATAGCCTTAAAACCTAAAAATTTAAGCTTTGAGGAAGCCGCATCGATCCCATTGGTTGGTTTAACTTCATACCAAGCCTTACATGACATCATGCAATTACAGAAAGGACAAAAGATTTTAATTCATGCTGGCTCTGGTGGTGTAGGAACCTTTGCTATTCAACTAGCAAAGGCAATGAGTGCTACAGTGGCAACAACGGCTAGCGAAGCTGGTGCAAATTTAGTCACATCTCTAGGTGCAGATAAAGTGATTAATTATAAGAAAGAAAACTTTGAAGCTATACTGAAAAATTATGATGCTGTCTTTGATACGCTTGGTGGTCAGACACTCGAAAAATCTTTCGAAATCATTAAGGATGGTGGGAAAATTGTCTCCGTATCAGGCAGGCCGAATGCTCGTTTCGCCAAAGAATACGGTTCAGGATTTTTCAAAACATTGTTATTTTCAGCAGCAAGTCATAAATTGACTGCACTTGAAAAGAAACATCATGCTCAATATTCCTTCTTATTCATGAAGCCAAGTGGTGAGCAATTACGAATTATCGCAGATTTGATTGAGACTGGTAAAATCAAACCAATCATTGATCGAACTTTTTCATTTGAAGATGCTCAAAAGGCGATGGACTATGCGGAGTCTGGTAGGGCAAAGGGGAAGATCATCGTAAAAATTAAATAG